The Pelagibacterium halotolerans B2 genome has a segment encoding these proteins:
- a CDS encoding LysR family transcriptional regulator, with protein sequence MHHIWRLQHFLAIAEHGSYHAAARSLNISQPALTKSILQLEAEFGTALFLRMPRGVRLTDAGEVLHVHARSIEASWNASLVELEASGNGGFGQLRIGAGPVYSAVYFPSILADLRRRFPRLTISVSTGVGSDLLPQLKSGDLRAYAGGISDETAPLGRDFVTEILYEQENSVFASADHPLFEKDTHELDDLPKFPWLSLFSGQLANAKIDNYFHRHGLPPPHLALASHSLQIARKMIVEHQFLACMPVPLAKSFDDALREIILPDFRWSITTGITYHRSAATFAPIVALIRGLKSTVGPDAQ encoded by the coding sequence ATGCACCATATTTGGCGGCTGCAGCATTTTTTGGCGATCGCGGAGCATGGCAGCTACCACGCTGCTGCGAGAAGCCTGAACATAAGCCAACCGGCTCTAACCAAGTCGATCCTGCAACTCGAAGCCGAATTCGGCACGGCCCTGTTCCTGCGTATGCCCAGGGGTGTGAGGCTGACGGACGCCGGCGAGGTGCTTCACGTACATGCGCGCTCCATCGAGGCGAGTTGGAACGCCTCGCTTGTCGAACTCGAGGCCAGTGGCAATGGCGGCTTTGGCCAATTGCGCATCGGCGCCGGCCCCGTCTATTCGGCTGTGTATTTCCCGAGTATTCTCGCCGACCTGCGGCGGCGATTTCCGCGACTGACCATTTCGGTATCCACCGGGGTCGGCTCTGACCTCCTCCCACAGCTCAAATCCGGCGATCTGCGCGCCTATGCAGGAGGAATTTCGGATGAGACGGCACCGCTCGGTCGGGATTTTGTAACGGAAATATTATACGAACAGGAAAACTCCGTCTTTGCCTCGGCAGATCATCCTCTCTTTGAGAAAGACACGCATGAACTCGATGATTTGCCAAAATTCCCCTGGCTGAGCCTGTTCAGTGGGCAATTGGCCAATGCCAAGATCGACAATTACTTCCATCGTCACGGCTTGCCACCGCCGCACCTTGCCCTCGCCTCCCACTCATTGCAGATCGCTCGTAAAATGATTGTGGAGCACCAATTTCTTGCCTGCATGCCTGTGCCGCTGGCCAAAAGCTTCGACGATGCCCTGAGGGAAATCATCCTTCCTGATTTTCGCTGGAGCATTACGACGGGCATAACCTATCATCGGTCCGCCGCGACATTCGCACCCATCGTCGCGCTGATCCGGGGCCTCAAATCAACGGTTGGACCGGACGCGCAATAA
- a CDS encoding sulfatase: MRLVFVLFDSLNREAMGCYGGTAVPTPNFDRLANRAITFDNHYVGSLPCMPARRDLHTGRLNFMHRSWGPLEPFDDSMPEILKKSGVYTHLVTDHFHYFEDGGATYHNRYSSWDMVRGQEYDPWKAMVEPPVDKFAREYSSRHYNGPEQANRRQHQVNREFVRSEADFPGPQCFDRAFEFLDTNRGADDWMLQIECFDPHEPFHAPERFKQQFGSGYDGPILDWPKYAPVAETDAEIAEIRANYAALVAMCDEYFGKLLDYFDEHALWDDTALIVTTDHGFLLSEHDWWGKNVTPYYDEISHVPLIVHDPRMPQRAGTRCSALTQTPDLMPSILDYFGKPVPADVRSRSIFAAIEDPQPGRCVMFGMFGGPIGITDGRHTYFHYPPDLDDPQLREHTLMPTHLKGFFDAEEFRGAKLLSALPFSKGMPVLSLPALTTARRPPGAYRALFSSFASALYDNDADPGQLDPIDDDAVMERLRTNMCVQLAEYGATDDFMAWAGLAQ, translated from the coding sequence ATGCGCTTGGTTTTCGTACTGTTCGACTCGCTCAACCGCGAGGCAATGGGCTGCTATGGCGGAACGGCCGTTCCGACGCCCAATTTCGATCGCCTGGCCAATCGCGCGATCACGTTCGACAACCACTACGTTGGTAGTCTGCCCTGCATGCCTGCGCGTCGAGACCTGCACACCGGCAGGCTCAACTTCATGCATCGCTCCTGGGGTCCTCTTGAGCCATTCGATGACTCGATGCCTGAAATTTTAAAAAAATCAGGTGTTTATACGCATCTGGTTACAGACCACTTCCATTACTTTGAAGATGGCGGAGCGACCTATCACAACAGATATTCCAGTTGGGATATGGTGCGTGGTCAGGAATACGATCCATGGAAAGCCATGGTCGAGCCGCCTGTCGATAAATTTGCCCGTGAGTATTCCTCCAGGCATTACAACGGGCCCGAGCAGGCCAATCGCCGACAACATCAGGTCAATCGGGAGTTTGTCCGATCGGAGGCCGACTTTCCCGGCCCGCAATGCTTTGATCGGGCCTTCGAGTTTCTCGATACCAATCGCGGTGCCGACGATTGGATGTTGCAGATCGAGTGTTTTGACCCCCACGAGCCTTTCCATGCGCCGGAGAGATTCAAGCAACAATTCGGTTCGGGCTACGACGGACCGATTCTCGACTGGCCCAAATACGCTCCGGTTGCGGAAACCGACGCTGAAATCGCGGAAATCCGCGCAAATTACGCGGCGCTTGTGGCCATGTGCGATGAGTATTTCGGCAAGCTGCTCGACTATTTTGATGAGCATGCGCTTTGGGATGACACGGCGCTGATCGTGACGACCGACCACGGATTTCTTCTTTCGGAGCACGACTGGTGGGGCAAGAACGTGACGCCCTATTACGATGAGATTTCCCATGTGCCGTTGATCGTCCATGATCCCCGCATGCCGCAGAGGGCAGGAACGCGATGCAGCGCTCTGACCCAGACGCCCGATCTGATGCCCAGCATTCTCGATTATTTTGGCAAACCCGTTCCTGCCGATGTTCGGAGTCGATCGATCTTTGCTGCAATCGAGGATCCGCAACCCGGCCGCTGCGTTATGTTCGGCATGTTCGGCGGCCCAATAGGGATCACCGATGGGCGGCACACCTATTTCCACTATCCACCCGACCTTGATGACCCGCAGTTGCGCGAGCACACTTTGATGCCGACACACCTCAAGGGATTTTTCGATGCGGAGGAATTTAGGGGGGCAAAGCTTTTGTCGGCACTGCCGTTTTCCAAAGGCATGCCGGTCTTGTCTTTGCCGGCGCTGACCACGGCCCGCCGCCCGCCCGGAGCTTACCGCGCTCTGTTTTCCAGCTTTGCATCGGCGCTTTACGACAACGATGCCGATCCCGGACAGCTCGATCCGATCGATGACGATGCGGTCATGGAGCGGCTGCGCACCAACATGTGCGTGCAATTGGCCGAATACGGTGCCACGGACGACTTCATGGCGTGGGCGGGTTTGGCTCAGTAG
- a CDS encoding ABC transporter substrate-binding protein, translated as MRLDNFVRPLVRARYQIACSVLALGMGVSSPALSQQADTLRILINQSPWLNAFIAMVDRYEDETGVRMELDVTPFAGMLEKTRNSLRADSGQYDIVNLNSAGMAEIYAGGFLTPLTEIDPEFALPEGVLGFGGSAYWGEDTDSFDPEGGDLLGVPTNGNVQVLYYRKDLYEELGLEVPDTWEELMANSLALHNPPERYGFVPRAARDSILYNFTPYLFSHGATFFADAAGGDYSIAFNSEEGLAALETYIALGAEAGPPNPGSIAQAELIQMMATGRGAQAIAVVAAVADLNNPDSSAVAGQIGTALIPAGPDGLRSSAAGHWMAAIPRNVPEANQQAALDFLAWFIEREMQIYYVQSGGVPIRDDLTGSELDEDPAFEFIEAFSANAKNAQMNMPLVEGTLLKDIISLHLNLAVIGDVSPREALNAAAAEAHQALVDAGYDVTPPGEL; from the coding sequence ATGCGTTTGGATAATTTTGTGAGGCCCCTGGTTCGGGCGCGCTATCAAATCGCGTGCTCGGTATTGGCTCTGGGGATGGGCGTTTCCAGCCCGGCCCTGTCACAACAGGCAGATACGCTGCGCATACTGATCAACCAGTCGCCCTGGTTGAATGCCTTCATCGCCATGGTCGACCGCTATGAGGATGAGACCGGTGTGCGCATGGAACTCGATGTAACGCCGTTTGCCGGCATGCTCGAGAAAACGCGGAACTCGCTGCGCGCCGATAGCGGGCAATATGATATCGTCAATCTCAACTCGGCCGGCATGGCGGAAATCTATGCGGGTGGCTTTCTGACGCCGCTAACGGAAATCGATCCAGAGTTTGCGCTCCCCGAGGGTGTCCTTGGATTTGGTGGCTCCGCTTATTGGGGTGAAGATACCGACAGCTTCGATCCGGAAGGCGGCGATCTGCTCGGCGTGCCGACAAACGGCAACGTCCAGGTTCTCTATTATCGCAAGGATCTTTACGAAGAGCTTGGTCTCGAGGTTCCCGACACCTGGGAAGAATTGATGGCCAACAGCCTGGCCCTTCACAACCCGCCGGAACGCTACGGTTTCGTTCCTCGCGCCGCGCGTGATTCCATTCTTTATAACTTCACGCCCTACCTTTTCAGCCATGGAGCGACATTTTTCGCCGATGCGGCGGGCGGCGATTACTCTATCGCCTTCAACAGCGAGGAAGGTCTGGCCGCACTCGAAACCTACATCGCTCTGGGTGCGGAAGCCGGCCCGCCAAATCCGGGATCCATCGCGCAGGCCGAACTGATCCAGATGATGGCCACCGGCCGCGGCGCACAGGCGATTGCAGTGGTGGCTGCCGTTGCCGATCTCAACAACCCCGACAGTTCGGCCGTGGCCGGACAGATTGGCACCGCGTTAATACCCGCCGGACCGGATGGTTTGCGCTCTTCGGCAGCAGGACATTGGATGGCGGCCATTCCGCGCAACGTTCCGGAGGCCAACCAGCAGGCGGCGCTCGATTTCCTTGCATGGTTCATCGAACGCGAAATGCAGATCTATTACGTTCAGTCGGGAGGCGTGCCGATCCGCGATGATCTGACCGGCAGCGAACTCGATGAGGACCCTGCTTTCGAGTTCATCGAGGCATTCTCCGCAAACGCAAAAAACGCGCAGATGAACATGCCGCTCGTCGAAGGGACCTTGCTCAAGGACATTATTTCGCTCCATCTCAATCTTGCCGTCATCGGTGATGTCAGCCCACGCGAAGCGCTCAATGCTGCGGCTGCGGAGGCGCACCAGGCGCTTGTCGACGCGGGATACGATGTGACGCCCCCGGGCGAACTTTAA
- a CDS encoding carbohydrate ABC transporter permease, with amino-acid sequence MTTLSSNRPVSVAARRATNANRRWLYGSLIPATLILAALSIWPVFNLVWLSLSSVTWSDGRPVSEFIGFANFNDLFRGEQVYWAGVRNTVVFAVCAVSAQMILGFSMALAVRRASGVGRGLLTAIFLLPIVIPPIVIGAMWRLMMGRDFGVINGMLAVIGLGPVDWLGDPRFALMSVIIVDVWHWTPFVFLLLLAGLEALDEEVLEAARLDVVNRWQELRHVIIPLMLPTILVTLAFRIILSFKVFDEVFLLTAGGPGTATEVINFSIYRVFFGQDRVGMGSAMSLLTLFVVAFLIIVAQVVVRRKRAGADQ; translated from the coding sequence ATGACCACGCTTTCTTCAAACCGTCCGGTTTCGGTGGCGGCGCGACGGGCCACAAATGCAAACCGGCGATGGCTCTACGGCTCTTTGATCCCTGCAACCCTTATTCTTGCAGCCCTGTCGATCTGGCCCGTATTCAACCTCGTCTGGCTCAGCCTTTCGAGCGTGACATGGTCCGATGGTCGTCCGGTGTCCGAGTTCATAGGCTTTGCCAATTTCAATGATTTGTTCCGTGGCGAACAGGTCTATTGGGCCGGGGTGCGAAACACAGTGGTCTTTGCCGTTTGCGCGGTGTCCGCCCAGATGATCTTGGGGTTCTCGATGGCACTGGCCGTCAGGCGCGCCTCCGGTGTCGGACGTGGCCTGCTCACGGCGATCTTCCTGCTGCCGATAGTCATTCCCCCAATCGTGATCGGGGCCATGTGGCGCCTGATGATGGGGCGTGATTTTGGCGTTATCAACGGCATGCTTGCGGTGATTGGACTTGGGCCCGTCGATTGGCTGGGCGATCCCCGTTTTGCATTGATGTCGGTGATCATCGTTGACGTGTGGCACTGGACGCCATTCGTGTTCCTGTTGCTGCTGGCCGGGCTTGAGGCATTGGACGAAGAGGTGCTTGAAGCCGCGCGTCTGGATGTCGTCAACCGCTGGCAGGAGCTGCGCCACGTCATCATTCCTCTCATGCTCCCCACAATTCTGGTCACGCTCGCTTTCCGCATCATCCTCTCGTTCAAGGTCTTTGACGAAGTGTTTCTGCTCACCGCCGGGGGACCGGGGACCGCGACCGAAGTCATAAACTTCTCGATCTACAGAGTGTTTTTCGGTCAGGACCGCGTCGGCATGGGTTCGGCAATGTCGTTGCTCACCCTGTTCGTGGTGGCGTTTCTCATCATCGTTGCGCAAGTGGTGGTTCGACGCAAAAGGGCAGGAGCGGACCAATGA
- a CDS encoding carbohydrate ABC transporter permease: MKSRAFSAGNIGGNLVAWGYALIILGPMAWILSNSFKRQIDILMGTTVAPVTTSNYVNIIASRQSDFLWNLFNSGLVAVISTALVLAIATVSAFTVVRLSAPRWFTFGILGWALIFHMLPTLTFVGSWYVMFSQMGLHGSYLAIILTHTVNNLPLAIFLMMGFLLNIPKELVQAARLDGCNYRQVFIHLVIPLSMGGMAAAGALTFINSWSDFAIALNLSNRDTMTAPVAIATFAQEHQIRYGEMAAASVLSMIPALVFILFGQRFVVRGLLAGAVK; this comes from the coding sequence ATGAAATCGAGAGCTTTCAGTGCCGGCAACATCGGCGGCAATCTCGTCGCGTGGGGCTACGCTCTCATCATTCTAGGCCCCATGGCCTGGATTTTGTCGAACTCGTTCAAGCGACAGATCGACATCTTGATGGGCACGACCGTCGCCCCCGTAACGACGTCGAACTATGTGAACATCATAGCCTCCCGGCAATCGGACTTTCTCTGGAACCTGTTCAACAGCGGCCTTGTCGCCGTGATCTCGACAGCGCTCGTGCTCGCCATCGCGACCGTCAGCGCGTTTACGGTCGTCAGGCTTTCGGCGCCCCGCTGGTTTACATTTGGAATCCTCGGATGGGCGTTGATTTTCCATATGCTTCCCACCCTGACCTTCGTGGGATCGTGGTACGTGATGTTTTCGCAGATGGGGCTGCATGGCAGCTATCTGGCGATCATTTTGACTCACACGGTCAATAATCTGCCACTGGCCATTTTCCTCATGATGGGATTCCTGCTCAATATTCCGAAAGAGCTGGTGCAGGCGGCACGCCTGGACGGTTGCAATTACCGACAGGTCTTCATCCATCTGGTCATCCCGCTATCGATGGGCGGCATGGCGGCGGCGGGTGCACTCACCTTCATCAATTCATGGAGCGATTTCGCCATTGCGCTCAATCTTTCCAACCGTGACACGATGACCGCCCCGGTCGCCATCGCCACTTTCGCTCAGGAGCATCAGATCCGCTATGGCGAAATGGCAGCGGCCTCTGTTCTGTCAATGATCCCGGCGCTCGTTTTCATCCTCTTTGGCCAGCGCTTTGTCGTGCGCGGGCTGCTCGCCGGCGCTGTAAAGTAA
- a CDS encoding ABC transporter ATP-binding protein: MAKLELQNVKKNYGATEVIPGIDLTIEPGEFLVLVGPSGSGKSTLLRMIAGLEETTGGNIVVDGDDITRTDPSARDLAMVFQTYALYPHMTVEQNMSFALRMRKEDPAAIAQRVEEAIVLLDLAGLEKRKPGQLSGGQRQRVAMGRCIVRNPKLFLFDEPLSNLDAKLRAQTRLEIRKLHDRLGATSIFVTHDQVEAMTMADRIALLKDGTLQQLGTPQDLYLNPANTFVAGFMGTPEMGLFPGVLRESGSDLLLEGEHSMALPAEPDLRTRLGEAVKANANVTVGVRPEHFAICPAQTPGSMSIEVSAIEWLGHDIYVFGEAGGKTIAARLSGNDETGRRAAPPRVGEPIGIKPIEGSWHVFDAETGRNLLASTRAPA; the protein is encoded by the coding sequence ATGGCCAAACTCGAACTGCAAAATGTCAAAAAGAACTATGGCGCCACCGAGGTTATCCCGGGGATCGATCTCACCATCGAGCCGGGCGAGTTCCTCGTCCTGGTCGGGCCCTCCGGAAGTGGAAAGTCGACGCTATTGCGCATGATCGCGGGGCTCGAGGAGACAACCGGCGGGAACATCGTCGTCGACGGAGACGATATCACCAGAACCGACCCCTCGGCACGCGATCTGGCAATGGTTTTCCAGACTTATGCTCTCTATCCTCATATGACGGTGGAACAGAACATGTCCTTTGCGTTGCGCATGCGCAAAGAGGATCCTGCCGCCATTGCCCAGCGCGTAGAGGAAGCCATCGTGCTGCTCGATCTGGCTGGTCTTGAGAAGCGCAAGCCCGGACAGCTCTCGGGCGGCCAGCGCCAGCGCGTGGCCATGGGGCGGTGTATCGTCCGCAATCCCAAACTTTTCCTGTTCGACGAACCGCTTTCAAACCTGGATGCCAAACTGCGCGCCCAGACGCGGCTCGAGATCCGCAAATTGCACGATCGGCTTGGCGCGACCTCGATATTCGTGACCCACGATCAGGTCGAAGCGATGACAATGGCCGACCGCATTGCGCTCTTGAAGGACGGAACGCTTCAACAATTGGGCACGCCCCAGGATCTCTACCTCAATCCGGCCAACACTTTCGTTGCCGGTTTCATGGGGACTCCCGAAATGGGGTTGTTTCCCGGTGTCCTCAGGGAGTCCGGCTCCGACCTCCTTCTGGAAGGCGAGCACAGTATGGCACTGCCGGCGGAGCCGGATCTGCGCACAAGGCTTGGCGAGGCGGTCAAAGCGAACGCCAACGTGACGGTCGGAGTGCGTCCTGAGCATTTTGCCATATGTCCGGCCCAGACCCCGGGCTCTATGAGCATCGAGGTGAGTGCGATCGAATGGCTGGGGCACGACATCTATGTCTTCGGCGAAGCAGGCGGCAAAACCATAGCGGCCAGGCTATCGGGCAATGATGAGACTGGACGCCGGGCCGCGCCGCCACGAGTTGGCGAACCCATCGGGATCAAGCCCATTGAAGGCTCTTGGCATGTGTTTGATGCCGAAACCGGAAGGAACCTGCTGGCCTCCACTCGGGCTCCGGCATGA
- a CDS encoding DUF4432 family protein, translating to MIDLFGRQFSRDEIDALCPDITRLAGIRQFREDNGPGSGQRVIRIESGGGLGIELLPDRTCDIGQVWCNGTPFGWIGPIGTPDPSRLRGNQPLSGLMSTCGFDHIRQPEEEGGTQFPQHGSMMHQASTIVAAGPVWEEENCVFRVVAECTQFALDRGGMRLCRTIDVPLGGQSLTLVDEVTVLIKPQPLMAMYHINLGYPLAEPESHLVLDGADLTGECLAQDGVLTRAAGNGRVTTSLSSPRTGAQFSVTFDADQLPVFQTLRNSTPGINLVCLEPATHERRTRAELRRDSALQPASVGAKKRFEIGMHFTPAS from the coding sequence ATGATCGACCTGTTCGGGCGTCAGTTCAGTCGCGACGAAATAGATGCACTTTGTCCCGATATTACGCGGCTGGCGGGAATCCGTCAGTTTCGTGAGGACAATGGTCCTGGCAGCGGACAGAGGGTCATCCGTATCGAGAGCGGGGGCGGGCTAGGCATTGAGCTTCTGCCCGACCGCACGTGCGATATCGGCCAGGTATGGTGCAACGGCACACCCTTTGGCTGGATCGGACCGATCGGTACGCCGGACCCTTCACGCCTCCGCGGCAATCAACCGCTATCGGGACTTATGAGTACGTGCGGTTTCGACCACATTCGCCAGCCCGAAGAGGAGGGAGGAACACAGTTCCCCCAGCATGGCTCAATGATGCATCAAGCCTCGACCATAGTCGCGGCGGGGCCGGTCTGGGAGGAGGAGAACTGCGTCTTTCGCGTCGTCGCCGAATGCACTCAATTCGCGCTCGATCGCGGCGGCATGCGGCTCTGCCGGACCATTGACGTCCCGCTTGGCGGACAGAGTCTGACACTGGTGGACGAGGTGACCGTGCTGATTAAGCCTCAACCTTTGATGGCGATGTATCACATCAATCTCGGCTATCCGCTTGCTGAGCCCGAGAGTCATTTGGTTCTCGATGGAGCCGATCTGACCGGAGAGTGTCTGGCGCAGGATGGCGTTTTAACCCGTGCTGCCGGGAACGGTCGCGTAACCACCTCGTTGAGCTCCCCACGGACCGGTGCACAGTTCTCGGTCACCTTCGATGCTGATCAGCTCCCCGTATTCCAGACCTTGCGCAACTCAACGCCCGGCATCAACCTCGTCTGTCTCGAGCCGGCAACCCATGAACGCCGGACGCGAGCCGAACTCAGACGCGACTCTGCCCTGCAACCGGCTTCCGTAGGAGCGAAAAAGCGGTTCGAGATCGGAATGCACTTTACGCCCGCATCGTAG
- a CDS encoding Rieske (2Fe-2S) protein: protein MMATEDLTQAVELTEPLCHLSELVDGRSRGFDPLGEGRDTMFVVRQGERLYGYRNHCPHYDQARMNWKKDEFLNGARDRIMCFAHGALFDIASGECEIGPCLGQRLTSVKLTVRDGQVWISGPYVPGRPRRSS from the coding sequence ATGATGGCAACAGAAGACCTTACACAGGCGGTCGAACTGACCGAGCCGCTCTGCCACCTCAGCGAACTTGTCGATGGACGCTCACGCGGGTTCGACCCGCTCGGCGAGGGCCGCGACACCATGTTTGTCGTGCGACAGGGAGAACGGCTCTATGGCTATCGCAATCACTGCCCGCATTACGATCAGGCCCGCATGAACTGGAAAAAGGACGAATTCCTGAACGGCGCCCGTGACCGCATCATGTGTTTTGCCCACGGCGCCCTGTTCGACATTGCGAGCGGAGAGTGTGAAATCGGCCCCTGCCTGGGTCAGCGATTGACCTCTGTCAAGCTCACGGTTCGGGACGGGCAGGTTTGGATCTCGGGGCCCTATGTGCCTGGCCGGCCGCGACGCTCCTCCTGA
- a CDS encoding VOC family protein, with the protein MRIIGPDELVFGVDDVAACREFLVDYGLMEKAFSDEGGRFEALDGSAFTIRKRDDASLPAPLPTANMLRQTIWGVEDQATLDAIEAELSKDRAVEKLADGTLTTRDDANFEIAFRITRRVALDLPAELINSPGAKPGRAPNVIGANDEVEARPRTLSHVVYFVPDMDKMANFYVERLGFVVTDKFTNTGPFLRPQANNDHHVLFMIQTPEYMQGLEHVAFHMQGPTELMLAGSRMVQKGYQSFWGPGRHKFGSNWFWYFNSPLGTHIEYDADMDLHDGDWVERETPMTKDAAQMFLFENVEKWVPGGPPPKK; encoded by the coding sequence ATGCGAATAATCGGACCCGACGAATTGGTCTTCGGCGTTGACGATGTGGCGGCCTGCCGGGAGTTTCTCGTTGACTACGGCCTTATGGAAAAAGCGTTCTCGGACGAAGGGGGACGGTTCGAAGCGCTCGATGGATCGGCCTTTACCATCCGCAAGCGCGACGATGCGAGCCTGCCGGCCCCTCTTCCCACGGCCAATATGCTTCGCCAGACCATATGGGGCGTTGAAGATCAGGCTACGCTCGATGCGATCGAAGCCGAATTGAGCAAGGATCGTGCGGTGGAAAAACTCGCCGATGGCACGCTCACCACACGCGACGACGCCAATTTCGAGATTGCCTTCCGCATCACCCGGCGCGTTGCGCTCGATCTGCCAGCCGAACTTATCAATTCTCCAGGCGCCAAGCCCGGCCGGGCGCCCAATGTCATCGGCGCCAATGATGAGGTCGAAGCCAGGCCGAGGACGCTGAGCCATGTTGTCTATTTCGTTCCCGACATGGACAAGATGGCCAATTTTTATGTCGAACGGCTCGGTTTCGTCGTCACCGACAAATTCACCAATACCGGGCCGTTCCTGCGCCCGCAGGCCAACAATGATCACCACGTGTTGTTCATGATCCAGACCCCCGAATACATGCAGGGTCTCGAACACGTCGCCTTTCACATGCAAGGCCCCACCGAGTTGATGCTGGCCGGCTCGCGCATGGTCCAAAAGGGCTACCAATCGTTCTGGGGTCCGGGTCGCCACAAGTTCGGATCGAACTGGTTCTGGTATTTCAACTCACCGCTCGGCACCCACATCGAATACGACGCGGACATGGATCTGCACGACGGCGACTGGGTCGAGCGCGAGACACCCATGACAAAAGACGCCGCCCAGATGTTTCTGTTCGAAAATGTCGAGAAATGGGTTCCTGGAGGTCCGCCGCCGAAAAAATGA
- a CDS encoding LysR family transcriptional regulator, with amino-acid sequence MRFKKLDLNLLVALDHMLADRSVSIAADKMHMSQSAMSNALTRLRTYFDDPLLVQVGRRMELTPRAEAMRGPVRDILVRLEATIETAPDFHPRESNREFTILLSDYTQSVFIPEVLALARNEAPGVRFRLQPQTAHPYSLLERGEVDVLVAPEQFCSPEHPAEQIYSDRYVCVVWAGGALAGGPRTR; translated from the coding sequence ATGAGGTTCAAAAAACTCGATCTCAACCTTTTGGTGGCGCTCGACCACATGCTCGCCGATCGCTCTGTTTCGATCGCTGCCGACAAGATGCATATGAGCCAGTCGGCGATGAGCAATGCGCTGACCCGGCTGCGCACTTATTTTGATGACCCACTGCTCGTCCAGGTCGGGCGACGGATGGAGTTGACACCTCGGGCCGAGGCCATGCGCGGGCCGGTGCGTGACATTCTTGTGCGGCTCGAGGCAACCATCGAGACAGCACCCGATTTCCACCCCCGCGAGTCCAACCGCGAGTTCACGATTCTGTTGTCCGACTATACCCAATCGGTGTTCATTCCCGAGGTTCTGGCCCTAGCCCGGAACGAGGCGCCCGGGGTGCGGTTCAGGCTGCAGCCCCAGACCGCTCACCCTTATTCTCTCCTCGAGAGAGGTGAGGTCGATGTCCTCGTTGCGCCCGAGCAATTTTGCTCGCCCGAACATCCCGCCGAGCAGATATACAGCGATCGGTATGTATGCGTGGTCTGGGCCGGCGGTGCTTTGGCTGGCGGGCCGCGCACGCGGTGA
- a CDS encoding FAD-dependent monooxygenase — protein MKLNSILIAGGGIGGLTAAIALRRKGYPVEIIEKDPSWTVYGVGIIQQFNVVRAMASLDLLDAYLERAFGFDTTTMFNPAGQQIAHFETPRLAGADYPSNAGIRRTDLQAVLADRAQELGVGVRLGITIDSLSDDGAGVDVAFSDGTSGRYDIVIGADGVFSHTRTQIMKDAPAPRYTGQWVWRYNLPQPDTLKGIELFFGPANGGLVPLGKDEMYMFILSREEPGFKLARDGSAAAMRERTRGAAPQIVELAAGITDDAGVVGRPLEVVFLDGDWHKGRVVLLGDAVHASTPHLAQGAGMAIEDGLVLAEELSVAGDPQEAFRAYRNRRFARVKFISENSIAIGEGQMGMRQGVDAGAINGQSIALMAQPI, from the coding sequence ATGAAATTGAACTCGATTCTGATTGCGGGCGGCGGCATTGGGGGGCTGACGGCGGCCATCGCGCTCAGACGCAAGGGGTATCCGGTCGAGATCATTGAAAAGGACCCGAGCTGGACGGTTTATGGCGTTGGCATAATCCAGCAGTTCAATGTGGTACGGGCCATGGCCTCCCTCGATCTGCTCGATGCGTACCTTGAAAGGGCCTTCGGGTTCGATACCACCACGATGTTCAATCCCGCCGGTCAGCAGATCGCGCATTTCGAAACGCCCCGGCTGGCTGGAGCTGATTATCCTTCCAACGCCGGAATTCGTCGCACCGATCTGCAGGCGGTGCTGGCCGACCGTGCCCAGGAACTGGGTGTTGGCGTCCGGCTGGGTATAACGATTGACTCGCTGTCCGACGACGGAGCGGGCGTCGATGTCGCCTTCTCCGATGGCACCAGCGGGCGCTATGACATTGTGATTGGAGCCGATGGCGTCTTTTCCCATACCCGCACCCAGATCATGAAAGATGCGCCCGCGCCGCGCTACACCGGGCAGTGGGTTTGGCGATACAACTTGCCCCAGCCCGATACCCTCAAGGGCATAGAGCTGTTTTTCGGGCCGGCCAATGGTGGTCTTGTGCCCTTGGGCAAGGATGAGATGTATATGTTCATCCTCAGCCGCGAAGAGCCGGGTTTCAAGCTGGCACGCGACGGCTCCGCCGCCGCCATGCGTGAGCGAACAAGGGGGGCAGCGCCCCAGATCGTGGAACTGGCCGCCGGCATTACCGACGATGCCGGCGTCGTGGGACGTCCGCTGGAGGTGGTGTTCCTCGATGGTGATTGGCACAAGGGGCGCGTGGTTCTCCTGGGCGATGCTGTCCACGCTTCAACGCCCCATCTTGCCCAGGGAGCGGGGATGGCCATCGAGGACGGATTGGTTTTGGCCGAAGAGCTGTCCGTCGCTGGCGATCCTCAGGAAGCATTCCGGGCGTATCGCAATCGCCGTTTCGCACGCGTCAAATTCATATCTGAGAATTCCATCGCTATCGGCGAGGGGCAGATGGGTATGCGCCAAGGCGTTGATGCAGGAGCCATCAACGGCCAAAGCATAGCCTTGATGGCCCAGCCCATCTGA